A window of Polyodon spathula isolate WHYD16114869_AA chromosome 22, ASM1765450v1, whole genome shotgun sequence contains these coding sequences:
- the ep400 gene encoding E1A-binding protein p400 isoform X14, with protein MHHGSGSQNVQRQLQRSKSFTGTEAEEQQQQPTNLPQSPVTSFAPSASPSAPQSPNYQIIMSRSPVPGQNVNITLQNVGQMVGGNQQITLTPLPLQNPASPGFQHSAQQWRFEHSSPSYIQVTSPLPQQVQPQSPTQHSPVPVQALQGVQRAGAPATGLSMCGQSPTRGFVDASMLVRQISLSSPSSSSHFVYQDGSGLTQLASGSAGQVQLSSPGTTGSVRERRLSQPHSQTGGTIHHLGPQSPAASGASIQTLGSPGHITTSSLPPQISSIIQGQLIQQQQQQQVLHGQQLGRAMSFDRTAPGMLTGVGGSAAPFGMASPLPPSSPSRANAPQGLSNPPLTPTSTSASVKKQPKKLEIPPATQEIAQLRKQCVEQHRKATESLKDIFKEHLIELFFLQHLQGNMMDFLAFKKKPCGPLFMYLRQNDLDLEDDEEEEQSEVINDEVKMVTGKDGQAGTPVAIATQLPPNVSAAFSSQQQQFQTHQGTPVAGTANSMEIEAFKRQQALAQADQARRPRIEVGRHGMVFQHPGIAPLGSPGVPLQQLMPTVQGGMPPTPQTIQMAGQKQSQQQYDPSKGPPVQNAASLHTPPPQLPSRLQPTSMPLNALPPGLQLAQQQLVEAQAQPQTPLQVQVKQQLGPASIANTPQTQLQAQLQQQMQPGLHTQMQTAQQLPQSQAQLQQVQATVALVRPGADSSLASQRLMINSIPTSSLSQSPLAGTVLPSTTYSTLTHRTSPGSSKPLSPISQSKLTVSSVPKMSSLVQGGAQDVSQDKQAEQAKLENQVHQRIAELRKEGLWSMSRLPKLQDAPRPKSHWDYLLEEMQWMAADFSQERRWKMAAAKKLVRTCARYHDEQRQIEEREKIEEEARLRRIACAIAKEVEYFWANIEQVVEVKLQIEVHEKRRKALSLHRAPKEGKNAKPIQETGVKSEKESISELSPAGRKRKASTSAVQEGVEDEESTLEEQEAIEGAADHKNELAELDKEAKMSLDTLVEQYAGAYTENFEWPHPSSHSEDEDRDEEMEESLLESHNEEILIDSLLSIEEHGGPESSKAPLTDGQKPRKDIAEVAAAAELILPKGSARTTAVFWNAAPFLLHGSLREYQQIGVDWLASLYKKHLNGILADETGLGKTVQTAAFLAHLACKEGNWGPHLVVVRTCKILSWEMEIKRWCPGLKILLYLGNKKERRLKRKMWSESNNFHVCLTSYKLLLKDHKDFVRKRWKYLVLDEIQLLRNMTEKHWEAIFTLKSQQRLLLINTPLQNTLKELWTMIHFLLPGITRQYLDFPVKAGTDENQEYCHKLVIRLHRMIQPFILRRSKRDVEKQLPKKYEHILKCRLSSRQKMLYEDVMTQTRAQEALKTGHFVSVLHVLMQLQRICNHPDLVHPRTTRSAYVSAALQYTTPSLVLGALQYGPWKNVDMSMFDLIGNENKLTRYEADEVLPKQKVTRKLIEEIYSAPDPPARPKQVKLKSSRLFEPVQYSQKPEGRTVAFPGSQPQRTPPTTTTTTTTTTTTAATVPQQGQVRGKSPVTTVPATQAAGMPFQTTPTTTTTSTASSVSTPPTPGQQTVTSAASVSSGTTSSTSTVSKALSSPAGGAVPQLGQTAPVPVSRPAQVTPQAPAHTMQQSVLPQRLVLTSQAQSRLPSGEVVKIAQLASVTGSQSRITQPETPVTLQFQGNKFTLSPSQLRQLTTGQPLQLQGTLGNILQIVSAPGQQILRPQSSVVMQTVSQTQPVQNAVTALSQQAQTATAPTTTAVQGKAPAVVVRTAVPNTAGGDQTASVKAVAAAGTTTQEASEARNQLVKERLDRVFSANERRCSRSVFYGADLLEVCSVFNKDPAPKPATVSSNSWRWIGRANCLSLQQARSSVSHLQEALFTSEQREALQDMAERFVCVVPAAVAPAPQLYSANPPPQYSLALKMFRHSFHQEMAPHTKQLRNPTANHLVEFPALQLLQMDSGKLEALAVLLHKLKSEGRRVLIFTQMVTMLDILEKFLDYHQLTYVRINEKTQVEQRQEQMRNFNRNKQIFCTILSNRCGSVVGSVLDADTVVFYDTDLNPSMDTKTQEWCDRIGRSKDIHIYRLGSGNSIEEKLLKNGTKDLIREVAAQGTDYTLAFLTQRTIQDLFEVESGSGEKVEEFVVLHQDPSPAETISPRVARPYIQALNSIGEEGASGVPIKSEEDTAAEMSEDDVGVERDVNYEDEPSPLEELVAVVEQLTPIEKYALHYLEFVHISSTEEEERKAMEKMIAAKKGWEVEQLKKLKTEDDERMMLEEEEDLFTYTREDAYNMEYVYDGPDGQTEIMPLWTPPTPPQDDNDVYIDSVICLMYDSTPMPESKLPPVYVRKEHKRLKMDPSAAGRKKKQRHGETVIPPRSLFDKGSFLKPRREGKDQKKNFSLKQQAPFAKPLPSLVKPAVEAGQDNPEWLISEDWALLQAVKQLLELPLNLSIVSAAHTPNWDMVSDVVNSCSRVYRSPKQCRSRYENVIIPREEGKLVYEANPKKKTKSIYKSKNSRPLRTCQIYAQDDSATHIHLYNSRFELMKIIASKRSPPIKPLLGMNPFQKNPKHASVLAESGINYDKPLPPIQVASQRAERIAKEKKALAEQQRAQQLAQQQAGTQPPPPPTPQPQTQQPAQPQAVPQAQAVVQAAGNTITNTASMQAGTIKTAAAGTSLQTAPVSGNVIVNTVAGVPASSFQPTNKRLASPGIPATLTTTVGASPQVVHTQQRAVSTPAAPAEVVAIATNQGIRTVTPVTASTVSTTLTPVQTQNRSLITQVNTATAPSMQLPPGKGITHAQLQLLRQQQAQVQVQQIQAQAGSPAQIKTVGKPTQEQFLKIQQKQKLQLQQQQAVAAQQQTHQPSQQAAQAQQQQQLSAVTTSRGGPVLTGTTVANLQVARLTRVAGTQLQAPGQIQSQPAQTTQVTLTKPPVVSVPAVTTLPVTVAGISMAIGQPQKAGGQVVAHQLQVQQHLLSLKKQHAAAQQQKAAQTQVVQGQATVQQKVTVQAQQPAQQKVTYTTAQLQPGIKTQFLTTSIAQAQKPSAAQQVQTQIQVAKLPQMVQQQTVANIQQMVSASQIQGQTQTLTLSPATSQQQVQVIPAGAATAQKLLQQQVGLAASPHSPAQGAASSESQGQQQAKVQVRAAPAVRVKAPTKPS; from the exons ATGCACCATGGAAGTGGGTCCCAGAATGTGCAGCGCCAGCTTCAGAGATCCAAGTCTTTCACAGGTACTGAGGCAGAAGAGCAGCAACAGCAGCCCACAAACCTTCCTCAATCACCGGTGACCTCTTTCGCTCCGTCCGCCAGCCCCTCTGCCCCTCAGTCCCCCAACTACCAGATCATCATGAGCCGGAGTCCGGTTCCAGGGCAGAACGTCAACATCACTCTGCAGAATGTAGGACAGATGGTAGGGGGGAACCAGCAGATAACCCTCACCCCTCTGCCACTCCAGAACCCGGCGTCCCCAGGGTTCCAGCACAGCGCCCAGCAATGGAGGTTTGAGCACAGCTCTCCTTCTTACATCCAAGTCACGTCGCCCTTACCACAGCAAGTTCAGCCGCAGAGCCCCACCCAGCACAGCCCAGTACCTGTTCAGGCTTTGCAAGGGGTGCAAAGGGCTGGCGCTCCCGCGACTGGGTTAAGTATGTGTGGTCAAAGCCCGACTCGAGGATTTGTGGATGCCAGCATGCTCGTCAGGCAAATAAGCCTCAGCAGTCCATCAAGCAGCAGCCACTTTGTGTACCAGGATGGGTCAGGACTGACTCAGCTGGCATCGGGCTCAGCCGGACAGGTGCAGCTGTCTTCTCCTGGCACCACAGGGTCAGTGCGGGAACGCAGGCTGTCTCAACCCCATTCCCAGACTGGCGGGACCATTCACCACCTGGGGCCTCAGAGTCCAGCAGCAAGCGGGGCCTCCATACAGACGCTGGGAAGCCCGGGTCACATTACAACTTCCAGCTTGCCTCCTCAGATCAGCAGCATTATCCAGGGCCAGCtgattcagcagcagcagcagcagcaggtgctTCATGGGCAGCAACTCGGCAGGGCCATGAGTTTTGATAGGACTGCCCCGGGGATGCTAACTGGGGTCGGTGGATCGGCAGCCCCTTTCGGCATGGCCTCCCCTCTGCCTCCCTCCAGCCCGTCCCGTGCCAACGCACCGCAGGGACTGTCAAACCCCCCGCTCACCCCTACCAGCACCTCAGCCTCGGTCAAAAAGCAGCCCAAGAAGCTGGAGATCCCGCCTGCCACTCAAGAGATTGCCCAGCTGAGGAAGCAGTGTGTGGAGCAGCACAGAAAAGCTACAGAGAGCCTGAAAGACATCTTCAAGGAGCATCTGATCGAGCTGTTTTTTCTGCAACACCTGCAAGGGAACATGATGGACTTCCTGGCTTTCAAGAAGAAGCCTTGCGGGCCGCTCTTCATGTATCTGCGGCAGAACGACTTGGATCTAGAGGACGATGAGGAAGAGGAGCAATCGGAAGTCATTAACGATGAG GTAAAAATGGTGACAGGAAAAGATGGTCAGGCTGGTACTCCTGTTGCTATAGCAACACAGCTTCCTCCTAATGTATCTGCTGCCTTTTCCTCACAACAGCAACAGTTTCAG ACTCATCAGGGTACGCCAGTGGCTGGTACTGCAAATTCCATGGAGATTGAAGCCTTTAAAAGACAACAGGCTTTAGCACAAGCAG ATCAGGCTAGGAGGCCTCGGATTGAAGTTGGTCGCCATGGGATGGTTTTCCAGCATCCTGGTATAGCACCTTTAGGATCACCTGGGGTTCCTCTTCAGCAGCTTATGCCAACAGTGCAAG GAGGGATGCCCCCAACTCCTCAAACCATTCAAATGGCAGGTCAGAAGCAGAGTCAGCAGCAGTATGATCCATCCAAAGGGCCTCCGGTCCAGAATGCTGCCAGCCTCCACACCCCTCCGCCCCAGTTGCCAAGCAGACTCCAGCCGACCAGCATGCCTCTGAACGCACTCCCTCCCGGGCTGCAGTTAGCACAGCAGCAGCTGGTGGAAGCCCAGGCTCAGCCCCAGACTCCGCTCCAGGTCCAGGTTAAACAGCAGCTGGGACCAGCGTCCATCGCTAACACCCCTCAGACGCAGCTCCAGGCTCAGCTTCAGCAACAAATGCAGCCAGGACTTCATACTCAGATGCAGACGGCACAGCAGCTTCCACAGTCTCAGGCCCAGCTACAGCAAGTGCAAGCG aCTGTAGCTCTGGTGCGACCTGGTGCTGATTCTTCCCTGGCCTCTCAGCGGCTGATGATCAATTCTATACCTACTTCTTCACTTTCACAGTCACCCCTTGCAGGAACAGTGTTGCCTTctacaacctactcaacactgacacacagaacCTCCCCAGGATCCAGCAAACCTCTCTCTCCAATCTCTCAGTCCAAACTGACTGTTTCATCAGTGCCAAAAATGTCTAGCCTGGTTCAGGGTGGTGCACAAGACGTTTCTCaagacaagcaggcagagcaaGCTAAACTG GAAAACCAGGTCCACCAGAGGATAGCTGAACTGCGCAAAGAGGGCCTGTGGTCAATGAGCAGACTGCCCAAACTGCAGGATGCCCCGCGGCCCAAGTCTCACTGGGATTACCTTCTGGaggagatgcagtggatggcagcTGATTTTTCCCAGGAGAGGAGGTGGAAGATGGCTGCTGCTAAGAAG CTTGTGAGGACCTGTGCACGTTACCATGATGAACAAAGACAGATAGAAGAAAGGGAGAAGATAGAGGAGGAAGCCAGACTCCGGCGTATTGCATGCGCCATTGCAAAAGAAGTGGAGTATTTCTGGGCTAATATTGAACAG gttGTTGAAGTCAAACTACAGATTGAGGTCCACgagaaaagaagaaaagcatTGAGCCTACACAGAGCACCCAAAGAAG GAAAAAATGCCAAACCTATTCAGGAAACGGGAGTTAAATCAGAAAAAGAGAGCATCTCAGAGTTATCCCCTGCTGGAAGAAAACGAAAAGCAAGCACATCAGCAGTTCAAGAAGGAG ttgaGGATGAGGAGAGCACTTTAGAAGAGCAGGAAGCTATTGAAGGAGCTGCAGATCATAAGAACGAGTTGGCAGAACTGGATAAAGAGG CCAAGATGTCTTTGGACACTTTGGTGGAACAGTATGCTGGTGCATATACAGAAAACTTTGAGTGGCCTCACCCTAGTTCTCACAGTGAAGATGAAGACAGAGATGAAG AAATGGAAGAGTCTCTGCTTGAGAGTCACAATGAAGAGATCCTCATAGACTCACTGCTCAGCATTGAGGAGCACGGAGGCCCAGAAAGCTCAAAAGCTCCTCTGACTGATGGGCAGAAACCTAGGAAAGACATTGCTGAAGTGGCTGCTGCTGCAGAACTTATCCTGCCCAAGGGAAGCGCGAGGACCACCGCTgtg TTTTGGAACGCGGCACCGTTTCTCCTGCATGGCAGTCTCCGGGAATACCAGCAGATTGGTGTGGACTGGCTGGCGAGTCTCTATAAGAAACACCTGAATGGTATCCTGGCAGATGAAACTGGCTTGGGCAAGACTGTTCAAACAGCGGCGTTCCTGGCACACTTGGCTTGTAAAGAAG ggaattGGGGTCCACACCTGGTTGTGGTGCGGACATGTAAAATTCTGAGCTGGGAGATGGAAATTAAGCGCTGGTGCCCGGGTTTGAAAATTCTGCTGTATCTAGGCAACAAAAAAGAGCGAAGATTAAAAAGAAAG atGTGGTCTGAGTCAAACAACTTTCACGTGTGTTTGACATCCTACAAACTGCTGCTGAAGGATCACAAGGACTTTGTGAGGAAGAGGTGGAAGTACCTGGTACTGGATGAAATCCAGCTTCTCAGGAACATGACAGAAAAACACTGGGAAGCAATCTTTACTTTAAAAAG TCAGCAGAGGCTGCTATTGATCAACACCCCTCTCCAGAACACCTTGAAGGAGCTGTGGACCATGATACATTTCCTCTTACCTGGAATTACAAGACAGTACCTAGACTTCCCAGTCAAGGCAGGGACAGACGAAAACCAAGAGTACTGCCACAAGCTTGTTATCCGGTTGCACAGG ATGATTCAGCCCTTCATTTTGAGGCGCTCGAAGAGAGACGTTGAGAAGCAGCTGCCAAAGAAATACGAGCACATCCTGAAGTGTCGCCTCTCGAGCAGACAGAAGATGCTGTATGAAGATGTTATGACTCAGACACG AGCCCAAGAAGCCCTCAAGACCGGTCACTTTGTTAGCGTTCTTCACGTTTTGATGCAGCTTCAGAGGATCTGCAATCACCCAGACTTAGTTCATCCTCGAACCACACGGTCTGCCTACGTGTCCGCTGCACTGCAGTACACAACACCCTCCTTAGTACTGGGAGCTCTGCAATATGGTCCTTGGAAG AATGTGGACATGTCTATGTTTGACTTGATCGGAAACGAAAACAAGCTGACAAGGTATGAAGCTGATGAAGTGTTGCCAAAGCAGAAGGTGACCAGGAAGTTGATTGAGGAAATCTACAGCGCCCCTGACCCTCCAGCCAGACCCAAACAAGTGAAATTAAAGTCCAGCAG GTTGTTTGAGCCAGTGCAGTACAGTCAGAAGCCTGAGGGCAGGACTGTTGCATTTCCTGGTTCCCAGCCCCAGCGCACACCacctaccaccaccaccaccaccaccaccaccaccaccaccgcggCTACGGTGCCCCAGCAGGGTCAAGTGCGGGGGAAATCTCCTGTCACCACAGTCCCAGCCACACAGG CAGCAGGGATGCCGTTTCAGACAACCCCGACCACTACTACAACTAGCACTGCATCATCAGTCAGCACTCCTCCCACTCCAGGACAGCAAACGGTTACATCAGCAGCCTCCGTCAGCAGTGGCACTACCTCCTCGACTAGCACAGTGAGCAAGGCTCTGAGCAGccctgcagggggcgctgtgccCCAGCTAGGCCAGACTGCACCTGTGCCAGTTTCTAGGCCGGCTCAGGTCACGCCACAGGCCCCAGCCCATACCATGCAGCAGAGCGTGCTGCCTCAGAGGCTGGTGCTTACCTCCCAGGCCCAGTCACGGCTGCCCA GTGGAGAGGTTGTGAAGATCGCTCAGCTCGCCTCTGTTACTGGCAGCCAAAGTAGAATCACCCAGCCCGAGACACCCGTTACTTTGCAGTTTCAGGGCAACAAATTTACCTTGTCCCCCAGCCAGCTGCGGCAGCTTACAACCGGACAGCCCTTGCAGCTACAAGGTACACTCG GCAATATTCTGCAGATCGTGTCAGCACCTGGCCAGCAGATCCTAAGACCTCAGAGCTCTGTTGTAATGCAGACTGTATCTCAGACCCAGCCTGTGCAGAATGCTGTGACTGCGCTGAGCCAACAAGCACAGACCGCCACTGCTCCCACGACCACAGCAGTGCAAGGCAAGG CCCCAGCTGTCGTTGTGAGGACTGCTGTTCCAAACACAGCTGGAGGAGACCAGACTGCAAGTGTGAAAGCAGTTGCTGCTGCAGGAACCACAACCCAG GAGGCCTCAGAAGCAAGGAACCAGCTTGTTAAGGAACGGCTAGACAGGGTGTTTTCTGCAAACGAGAGGAGATGCAGTCGATCTGTGTTCTATGGGGCAGATCTCCTGGAAGTCTGCTCTGTGTTCAACAAAGACCCTGCACCCAAACCTGCCACTGTCTCCAGTAACTCTTGGAGGTGGATTGGCAGGGCCAACTGCCTGAGTCTCCAGCAAGCAAGGTCATCTGTTTCTCACCTGCAAGAAGCTTTATTCACTTCAGAGCAGAGAGAAGCCCTGCAGGACATGGCAGAGCG GTTTGTCTGTGTGGTTCCAGCTGCTGTAGCGCCTGCCCCACAGCTTTACTCTGCGAATCCTCCCCCTCAGTACAGTCTCGCACTGAAGATGTTCAGACACAGTTTCCACCAAGAAATGGCTCCACACACAAAACAGCTGAGGAACCCTACTGCAAACCACCTTGTAGAGTTTCCTGCTCTTCAACTGTTACAGATGGACTCAG GGAAGCTGGAGGCCTTGGCAGTTCTGCTACACAAGCTGAAATCAGAGGGCCGTCGGGTGCTGATTTTCACACAGATGGTGACAATGCTGGACATCCTAGAAAAGTTCTTGGACTATCACCAGCTTACCTATGTGAGGATTAATGAGAAAACCCAGGTCGAGCAGCGGCAG GAACAGATGAGGAACTTCAACAGGAACAAGCAGATATTTTGTACCATTCTCTCAAACCGGTGTGGTTCTGTGGTGGGCAGTGTCCTGGATGCAGACACTGTTGTGTTTTATGACACTGACCTGAACCCCAGTATGGATACCAAGACTCAAGAATGGTGTGACAGGATCGGCAGGTCCAAGGATATCCATATATACAG GCTTGGAAGTGGTAACTCTATTGAAGAGAAGCTTCTGAAGAATGGAACAAAGGATCTGATCAGAGAGGTGGCTGCCCAGGGAACTGACTACACCTTGGCCTTTTTAACACAG cgaACAATCCAGGACCTGTTTGAAGTGGAGTCTGGATCTGGAGAAAAAGTGGAAGAGTTTGTGGTGCTCCATCAGGACCCATCTCCAGCAGAAACCATCTCTCCCAGAGTAGCACGGCCATACATACAGGCATTAAACAGCATTGGTGAGGAAGGGGCTTCAGGGGTTCCTATAAAATCTGAAGAAGACACTGCTGCAGAAATGAGTGAAGATGATGTGGGTGTGGAAAGAGATGTGAATTATGAAGACGAACCTTCTCCCTTGGAGGAACTGGTAGCAGTTGTAGAACAG CTTACTCCAATTGAGAAATATGCTTTACATTACCTGGAGTTTGTTCACATTTCCAGCACTGAAGAGGAAGAAAGGAAAGCGATG GAGAAGATGATTGCTGCTAAGAAGGGGTGGGAGGTGGAGCAGCTGAAGAAACTGAAGACTGAAGACGACGAGAGAATGatgctggaggaggaggaagatctCTTTACTTACACTCGTGAAGATGCCTACAACATG gagTATGTCTATGATGGTCCCGACGGACAGACGGAAATAATGCCG ctGTGGACCCCACCAACACCCCCTCAAGATGACAATGACGTCTACATCGACTCTGTGATCTGTCTCATGTATGACAGCACTCCCATGCCTGAATCGAAGCTGCCACCTGTTTACGTGAGGAAGGAACACAAGCGGCTTAAGATGGATCCATCAG CTGCAGGTAGGAAGAAGAAGCAGCGTCATGGAGAGACTGTCATCCCCCCGCGCTCGCTGTTTGACAAGGGCAGCTTCCTGAAGCCGCGCAGAGAGGGGAAAGACCAGAAGAAGAACTTTTCACTCAAGCAGCAGGCTCCCTTCGCTAAACCTCTACCTTCGCTTGTCAAACCTGCTGTTGAGGCTGGGCAAGACAATCCTGAGTGGCTGATCAGTGAGGACTGGGCCTTGTTACAG GCTGTGAAGCAGTTGCTCGAGCTGCCTTTGAACCTCTCCATTGTTTCAGCTGCGCACACACCAAACTGGGACATGGTCAGCGATGTTGTTAACTCCTGCAGCCGGGTCTATCGCTCCCCCAAACAGTGCCGGAGCAGATACGAGAACGTCATCATCCCCAGGGAGGAAGGAAAG ttggTCTATGAAGCCAAtccaaaaaagaaaaccaaaagcaTTTACAAG tccaAAAATAGCCGTCCGCTTCGCACCTGTCAGATCTATGCCCAGGATGACAGTGCTACTCACATTCACCTGTATAACAGTCGCTTTGAGTTGATGAAGATTATCGCCAGCAAGCGAAGTCCACCTATTAAGCCACT ACTGGGTATGAATCCATTCCAGAAGAATCCTAAGCATGCCTCTGTGTTAGCAGAGAG CGGAATCAACTATGATAAGCCACTGCCTCCTATCCAGGTTGCATCACAGCGCGCGGAGAGAATTGCAAAGGAGAAAAAG GCTTTGGCAGAGCAGCAGAGGGCTCAGCAGTTAGCTCAGCAACAGGCTGGCACACAGCCTCCACCACCACCCACCCCGCAGCCACAGACGCAGCAGCCAGCCCAGCCCCAGGCTGTCCCTCAGGCTCAGGCAGTGGTCCAGGCTGCCGGAAATACCATCACCAACACAGCCTCAATG CAGGCTGGAACAATCAAGACTGCAGCTGCTGGAACAAGTCTTCAGACTG CTCCTGTCAGTGGCAATGTGATCGTAAATACAGTGGCAGGAGTTCCAGCAAGCTCGTTCCAACCCACCAACAAGCGGCTTGCCTCTCCGGGTATACCTGCCACTTTGACA ACAACAGTAGGCGCCTCCCCCCAGGTGGTGCACACCCAGCAACGGGCAGTTTCAACCCCCGCTGCACCGGCTGAGGTTGTTGCCATAGCAACCAACCAAGGCATCAGAACCGTAACGCCAGTAACGGCATCAACTGTGTCGACCACCCTCACTCCAGTGCAGACGCAGAACAGGTCTCTGATCACACAGGTTAACACAG CCACAGCCCCTAGTATGCAGTTACCTCCAGGTAAAGGCATCACCCATGCCCAGCTCCAACTCCTGAGGCAGCAGCAGGCTCAGGTGCAGGTCCAGCAGATCCAGGCTCAGGCTGGCTCTCCTGCCCAGATAAAGACTGTCGGCAAGCCAACTCAG GAACAGTTTTTGAAGATACAGCAGAAGCAGAAACTccagctacagcagcagcaggcagtaGCAGCCCAGCAGCAGACGCATCAGCCCTCGCAACAGGCAGCTCaggcgcagcagcagcagcagctcagcgCAGTGACCACGTCCAGAGGAGGGCCGGTCCTCACTGGCACCACAGTCGCTAACCTGCAGGTCGCACGTCTG